Proteins co-encoded in one Yamadazyma tenuis chromosome 1, complete sequence genomic window:
- the DPP1 gene encoding Diacylglycerol pyrophosphate phosphatase 1 (COG:I; EggNog:ENOG503NW3V) — MEAVKGTLFSIINYFHKDDRYNRVTLGLDRNPSMKTLIRWRFADVFILGSMSVLFMFTYYIPPFQRQFFVDDLTISHPFAENERVSNSGLFFYAVWIPLTVIIIIGLIFTKPANKVYVTYISVMGLLIAVFTASITTDILKNFIGRHRPDFLARCIPRADTPTGVMVFAKDVCTTDNTDRLMDGFRTTPSGHSSISFSGLGYLSFWLAGQLIVKHYQSGAWRSIVAFAPSFGASLIALSRTEDYRHHFIDVIIGSILGLGIGYWSYFRYFPSLTSTKAFEPLIISNEHSGSKIHDEDESVEYHTLDTTQEDV, encoded by the coding sequence atGGAGGCCGTAAAGGGTACATTATTTAGTATTATTAACTACTTCCACAAGGATGACAGGTACAATCGTGTGACTCTAGGCTTGGATAGAAATCCAAGCATGAAGACGCTTATCCGCTGGCGGTTTGCTGATGTGTTTATTTTGGGTTCTATGCTGGTATTGTTCATGTTCACCTATTACATCCCACCGTTCCAAAGACAATTTTTCGTGGATGATTTGACGATATCTCATCCGTTTGCTGAAAACGAGCGGGTATCCAACTCGGGGCTTTTTTTCTACGCCGTGTGGATTCCACTAACGGTGATTATTATCATCGGtctcatcttcaccaaacCTGCTAACAAGGTATATGTTACGTATATTTCGGTGATGGGCCTTTTAATTGCCGTGTTCACCGCGAGTATCACCACAGACATCCTCAAGAACTTCATAGGAAGACATAGGCCAGACTTCTTGGCCCGTTGTATACCTCGGGCTGATACCCCTACTGGTGTCATGGTGTTCGCCAAAGATGTTTGTACAACCGATAATACAGACCGATTGATGGATGGGTTTAGAACTACGCCTTCTGGACATTCCAGTATAAGTTTTTCAGGCCTTGGATATCTTTCGTTCTGGCTTGCTGGTCAACTTATTGTCAAACATTATCAGCTGGGAGCATGGAGAAGTATAGTGGCATTCGCACCTAGTTTTGGTGCTTCCTTGATTGCCTTGAGCAGAACCGAAGATTATAGGCACCACTTTATTGATGTGATCATTGGCTCCATACTTGGTTTAGGAATTGGGTACTGGTCGTATTTCAGGTACTTTCCATCATTAACATCTACAAAAGCGTTTGAACCGCTTATAATTAGCAATGAACACTCTGGAAGCAAAATTCATGATGAGGATGAGTCTGTCGAGTATCACACTCTTGATACCACCCAAGAAGATGTATAG
- a CDS encoding ethanolamine kinase (COG:I; EggNog:ENOG503NW6R), protein MSTPSVYCFVSAGSVHCIPVNAFNGFSKHLDGSPQPTIQIDHHNSVVNTKQLTPVEENDIHLKIKHKNLLYNLNNPSLSDIESDSNDTNDESEYISGVIDNYLAHALYFPDYSIELTDNISDNYAQIREFLCKIFSKTWVHSEKITVQRLTGGITNMLLQCTYTPNNEIVLMRAYGPGTNFIIDRHREFISQLVLHSIHLAPTVHARFKNGLIYGFLEGRSLEPSELKHENLYPLIAQQLGNWHSKVEISKVHQGVEKLREYTRSSKRRSFDQPRPKDLHLRKEKERRIKKRYISNVWELIEDWINIVPIIPPLIESFRENSSSEVTEDNLRETIMTEFKWLKSTLESRSNSPVVSAHCDLLSGNIIIPNEELISTPLTELPPLSENPIQFIDYEYMLPAPRAFDIANHLAEWQGFNCDRSAIPEPSRSNKTLVRWVKAYLNDDDASPELVQGLIDEIYCYYGFPGFYWGIWAAIQSELSNIDFSYADYSKLRLQEYWDWKQSFLVN, encoded by the coding sequence ATGTCTACACCGTCTGTGTACTGCTTTGTGTCAGCTGGAAGTGTTCACTGCATTCCGGTCAATGCTTTCAACGGCTTTTCCAAACACCTTGATGGTTCACCTCAGCCCACAATTCAAATCGACCACCACAACTCAGTGGTAAACACCAAACAGTTAACGCCGGTGGAAGAGAATGATATtcatttgaagatcaagcacaaaaacttgttgtacaacttgaataacCCCTCCCTTTCAGATATCGAATCTGATTCAAACGATACCAATGATGAGTCGGAATACATATCTGGTGTGATAGATAACTACTTGGCCCATGCCTTATATTTTCCCGACTACTCTATCGAATTGACAGACAACATAAGCGACAATTACGCACAAATCCGAGAGTTTCTTTGCAAGATATTCTCTAAGACCTGGGTCCACAGTGAGAAAATCACTGTCCAAAGGCTCACGGGTGGTATCACCAATATGTTACTACAATGCACTTATACCCCCAACAATGAGATTGTGTTGATGAGAGCATATGGCCCTGGAACCAACTTTATTATCGATAGACACAGAGAATTCATCCTGCAATTGGTATTGCATTCAATCCATTTGGCACCCACAGTCCATGCTCGGTTCAAAAATGGACTCATTTATGGGTTTCTTGAAGGTCGTTCTTTAGAACCACTGGAATTGAAACACGAAAACTTATACCCTTTGATTGCCCAACAGTTGGGAAATTGGCATTCCAAGGTGGAAATTTCAAAAGTTCACCAAGGGGTTGAAAAACTCCGGGAATATACAAGGTCTTCCAAGCGAAGGCTGTTTGATCAGCCTCGGCCAAAAGACTTGCATTTaagaaaagaaaaggaaCGGAGGATCAAGAAAAGATACATATCCAACGTTTGGGAACTCATAGAGGACTGGATTAATATTGTTCCCATTATACCTCCATTAATTGAATCTTTCCGTGAAAATTCATCCTCAGAAGTGACTGAAGACAACTTAAGAGAAACCATCATGACCGAGTTCAAATGGCTCAAGAGCACTTTGGAACTGAGGTCCAATTCTCCGGTGGTTTCTGCACACTGTGATCTATTATCTGGAAACATTATTATACCCAACGAagagttgatttcaacaccactcACCGAATTACCTCCTTTGAGCGAAAACCCAATACAATTTATTGACTATGAGTACATGCTTCCGGCCCCCAGAGCTTTTGACATTGCCAATCACTTGGCTGAATGGCAAGGATTCAATTGTGATCGTTCTGCCATTCCAGAGCCTTCGAGGAGTAATAAGACCTTAGTAAGGTGGGTTAAAGCTTACcttaatgatgatgatgctCTGCCAGAACTCGTCCAAGGTTTGATCGACGAAATCTACTGTTATTATGGCTTCCCTGGATTTTACTGGGGAATTTGGGCTGCTATTCAGAGTGAATTGTCCAACATTGATTTCAGTTATGCTGATTATTCCAAATTAAGATTACAGGAGTACTGGGATTGGAAACAAAGCTTTTTAGTTAATTAG
- the GCN2 gene encoding eukaryotic translation initiation factor 2-alpha kinase (COG:J; EggNog:ENOG503NV1M): MALTSDLEQRQQDEVDSIASIYGDIFRNLTGKELVWNRKPSPHFQVDLISNEDPDHPELSLTLDIEFTKTYPTSSPIVKIIHAKNILGSKVEQLNLLIHQLLQEYPEQEICYILISEVKDALDECQRNTQKVLSLEEEREQRLKQKQEKLLEYEEAQERELRLEQAKQSAELNAQIQKIQGEYRSVSRDNLEIVEEEMGSDLPANISDYTVFDNDLTGTVESIRLKFSFKAVKTKSQYKGRDLFSSIASQHIVTPHLNASTREKVTSKGIKIEYVLSEVELRGPFWLKEEGKREIQNLEGELDSLTGKIHPNILTLVGYQIKKMSNQGWKIHLLVEHPISSISLDEVLERQSNIDFAVSRAWLIQLLPALETLHNTGHTFKFINPLSVLLCDSDGSNSDTRDPQQVRLVYPSYGYTLMSMVNRNPKPPFQADYSFLTLDMPTEWLAPELQKQSKGYQRKTDVWDLGILFMKIMIGSKTIEELYHGPQEFIQAVNNSEIQDDREYADDVYEMLSKMIQAKLSKRPSILEVNAVKFLRDGPVLQIDIRFKNGRFIVDGKGTYVPYGDIEDDSKNTPTTHDLENETLQKGPIGRYERDFEEIGRLGKGGFGEVVKVRNRMEGTFYAIKKIKHKTHKLDSLLSEVLSLARLNHQYIVRYYGTWVEELQENDNVESDTHHSDLDVSDGDFEDNIIKSSTSFLGTTDNSFQVDFISNSFDPQITFGTLDTDDDDDDVNFEFGSRSDLEEEEEVSTPNNIQTHKRRQSYVKLTSMSMLYIQMEFCENNTLLNLIEQGLPNNSSEYWRLFRQLLEAVSYIHREGFIHRDLKPMNIFIDKANNIKVGDFGLAKNSQFSSVLSTNNQVTSSGDRDLSTVVGTLFYNAKEVATGYYNEKVDMYSLGIIFFEMCYNLGTGMERARKINNLRLVTIEFPKDFPDSKYRLEKKIIRTLLDHEPKKRPGASELLQSGWMPVEHQDQVIKEALKSLADPASPWQQQVRQTLFDQPYSHARDLMFDDPHQRKSKQQIEYTMGDYLLFYNMIEVITAIFKKHGAIEEFNSDLLIPKSPTYSREAVFEVLDRSGGVLHLPYDLLLPFARFLSRNTITVPKLFRHNFVFRQNLRGIGAPEKFSVLSFDIVSNDIINCHMNDAECLKLMDEIICSFQCFNIKGSNCAIFVNHYDILDAVLSFAFGNIGIDDKTKLGIMESLSQLGVDRGPEEIKKYLRDEFKVPQTVTNDLIDTFNFTIDIEKAGNKLQKLLKDSPLMLRVERSIKYLMNVTNLAKNLRITTKIYFNPLCNYNCKYYTGGIMFQSLFKVDKVRTYTRIATGGRYDNLIKDLSNTGLSKRTRNLGVGFSLSSTYLFLLLKNFEKKITVDKNKKWKKGRCDVLVTSLNRDLLGDCGLEVVGDFWNSGVSADIYLASSQEDYLDKADFEGIPWVVIIRQSTTANKKSKKSNANYKSLRIRDMERNKDTDIDVEGAVKYLKEAIDSRRQEETDGESPNEDVAPNDSNEFILGDSPLFSVEINQKPVVVSNEAPRGRKNKTNKWEQENDSIIASANFMKTLANAVVISIDVSDDTLDVIQSTSMSSQDLWIRKMYASGSNITRTFAVNIYNTLMKEKMKGSRWVLLHSGKTNNTVVVDLNR; encoded by the coding sequence ATGGCACTTACACTGGACTTAGAGCAGCGCCAGCAAGATGAAGTCGATAGCATAGCGTCTATCTACGGGGATATTTTCCGGAATTTAACCGGGAAGGAATTGGTGTGGAATCGCAAACCCAGTCCTCATTTTCAAGTAGACTTAATATCGAACGAAGACCCTGATCATCCTGAATTATCACTCACATTGGACATAGAATTCACCAAGACGTATCCCACGTCGTCCCCCATTGTGAAAATAATACATGCTAAGAACATACTTGGTTCGAAAGTGGAGCAACTCAACTTATTAATACATCAATTGTTGCAAGAGTACCCAGAGCAGGAAATCTGTTATATTCTTATCAGTGAGGTTAAAGACGCTTTAGATGAGTGTCAAAGGAACACCCAAAAGGTGttatctttggaagaagaacgaGAGCAAAGACTAAAACAGAAACAAGAGAAGCTTCTCGAGtatgaagaagctcaagaaagagaacTACGATTGGAGCAGGCCAAACAGTCCGCTGAGCTCAATGCTCAAATCCAGAAGATCCAGGGTGAATACAGATCTGTGTCTCGGGACAATCTTGAAATAGTTGAAGAGGAAATGGGATCGGACTTGCCGGCCAATATCTCCGATTATACTGTCTTTGATAACGATCTTACTGGCACAGTTGAGTCGATCAGATTAAAATTTCTGTTCAAGGCCGTTAAAACCAAATCTCAATACAAGGGGAGAGACCTATTTTCCTCAATTGCATCACAGCATATTGTCACTCCTCACTTGAATGCTAGTACTAGAGAAAAAGTGACAAGTAAAGGCATAAAGATCGAGTACGTGCTTTCGGAGGTTGAGTTGAGAGGTCCGTTTTGGCTTAAAGAGGAAGGAAAACGAGAAATTCAAAACTTAGAAGGAGAATTGGACTCGTTGACTGGTAAAATACACCCGAATATTCTAACATTAGTGGGATACcagatcaagaaaatgagCAACCAAGGATGGAAAATTCACTTGTTGGTCGAACATCCGATATCCTCGATATCTCTCGATGAGgtacttgaaagacaaTCTAACATTGATTTTGCTGTGTCCAGGGCATGGTTGATTCAGCTTTTACCAGCATTAGAAACTTTGCACAACACGGGCCATACTTTCAAATTCATTAACCCGTTATCGGTTCTTCTATGTGATCTGGATGGGTCTAACTCCGACACCAGGGATCCCCAGCAGGTTCGGCTTGTCTACCCATCGTACGGCTATACTCTTATGAGTATGGTTAACCGCAACCCTAAGCCCCCTTTTCAAGCTGACTACTCATTCTTAACTTTAGATATGCCAACTGAATGGCTAGCTCCAGAACTACAGAAGCAGTCCAAAGGTTACCAAAGGAAAACTGATGTGTGGGACTTGGGCATTTTGTTCATGAAAATCATGATAGGAAGTAAAactattgaagaattgtaCCACGGTCCCCAAGAGTTCATTCAGGCTGTGAATAATAGCGAAATTCAAGATGATAGAGAGTATGCTGATGATGTTTACGAGATGCTCAGCAAGATGATCCAAGCAAAGTTGTCTAAGAGACCAAGTATTTTGGAAGTGAATGCTGTTAAGTTCTTAAGAGATGGTCCGGTTTTGCAGATCGATATCAGGTTCAAAAATGGCCGGTTCATTGTGGATGGAAAGGGCACATATGTACCCTATGGTGATATAGAAGATGATCTGAAGAATACGCCAACTACACACGATCTTGAGAATGAAACTTTACAGAAAGGTCCAATAGGTCGATACGAaagagattttgaagaaattggtcGGCTTGGAAAGGGTGGGTTTGGCGAAGTAGTAAAGGTGCGTAATAGAATGGAAGGAACTTTCTatgccatcaagaagatcaagcaCAAGACTCATAAATTAGATTCTTTGTTAAGTGAAGTGCTCTCTTTAGCAAGATTGAACCATCAGTACATCGTTAGATACTATGGTACTTGGGTGGAAGAACTACAAGAAAATGATAATGTTGAGTCGGATACCCACCATAGTGACCTCGATGTTTCGgatggagattttgaagataacATCATTAAGAGTTCTACTTCATTCCTTGGAACTACTGACAACTCCTTCCAAGTAGACTTTATTCTGAACTCATTTGATCCCCAAATCACATTTGGGACCCTCGATACGGAtgacgacgatgatgatgtcAATTTCGAATTCGGCTCCAGATCGGAtttagaagaagaagaagaagtttcGACGCCCAATAATATTCAAACCCATAAACGCAGACAGTCGTACGTTAAATTGACTTCGATGTCAATGCTTTACATCCAAATGGAGTTCTGCGAGAACAACACTCTACTCAATTTGATTGAACAGGGTCTTCCAAACAACTCTTCAGAATATTGGAGATTGTTCAGACAGCTCCTTGAAGCTGTTTCGTATATCCATCGAGAAGGATTCATTCACCGAGATTTGAAACCAATGAACATTTTTATTGACAAAGCGAACAATATTAAggttggtgattttggattaGCCAAAAATTCCCAGTTTTCTTCAGTGTTACTGACTAACAATCAAGTTACTTCCTCTGGTGATAGAGACTTATCTACAGTTGTTGGAACTCTCTTCTATAATGCAAAAGAGGTTGCAACAGGTTATTACAATGAAAAGGTAGATATGTATTCCTTAGGAATCATCTTTTTTGAAATGTGCTATAACCTTGGAACTGGGATGGAGAGAGCCAGAAAGATTAATAATTTAAGATTGGTAACGATTGAATTCCCAAAAGATTTTCCCGATTCCAAATACAGAttagagaagaagatcatcAGAACCTTGCTAGACCATGAACCGAAAAAGAGACCAGGTGCCTCCGAATTACTTCAGAGTGGGTGGATGCCAGTGGAacatcaagatcaagttaTCAAGGAAGCGTTGAAATCTTTAGCTGATCCTGCTTCCCCATGGCAACAGCAAGTTAGACAAACACTCTTTGACCAACCATATCTGCATGCTAGAGACTTGATGTTCGATGATCCACATCAAAGAAAACTGAAGCAACAAATTGAATATACTATGGGTGATTACCTTCTATTTTATAATATGATAGAAGTCATTACGgcaatcttcaaaaagcaTGGTGCTATTGAGGAGTTCAATTCGGATTTGTTGATTCCCAAATCCCCAACATACTCAAGAGAAGCagtctttgaagttctAGACAGAAGTGGTGGGGTGTTGCATTTACCATACGATTTGCTTTTGCCGTTTGCCAGATTTTTGAGCAGAAATACAATCACTGTTCCTAAGCTTTTCAGGCATAACTTTGTGTTTCGACAAAACTTAAGAGGCATTGGAGCCCCTGAAAAGTTTAGTGTTTTGAGTTTTGATATCGTGAGCAATGACATTATCAATTGCCATATGAATGATGCAGAATGTCTCAAATTGATGGATGAAATAATATGTTCATTTCAGTGCTTTAATATCAAGGGCTCAAATTGTGCTATTTTTGTAAACCATTATGACATATTGGATGCCGTTTTATCCTTTGCATTTGGAAATATAGGCATTGATGACAAAACAAAACTTGGAATTATGGAGAGTCTCTCTCAGTTAGGAGTTGATAGAGGACCAGAAGAAATTAAAAAGTATTTGAGAGACGAGTTCAAGGTACCTCAAACTGTGACGAACGATTTGATTGATactttcaacttcaccatcGATATCGAAAAGGCTGGCAACAAGCTTCAGAAGTTATTGAAAGACTCGCCATTGATGTTGAGAGTTGAACGTAGTATCAAATACTTGATGAATGTCACCAATCTAGCAAAGAATTTGAGAATCACTACAAAGATATACTTTAACCCGTTATGCAATTATAATTGTAAGTACTACACAGGTGGGATTATGTTTCAATCgttgttcaaagttgacAAGGTCAGGACGTATACAAGAATTGCTACAGGTGGCCGGTATGATAATCTCATTAAAGATTTATCAAACACAGGACTTTCTAAACGAACAAGAAACCTTGGAGTTGGTTTCCTGTTGTCGAGTACTTACTTGTTTTTGCTTTTaaagaactttgaaaagaaaataACTGTGGACAAGAATAAAAAGTGGAAGAAAGGGAGATGTGATGTTCTTGTGACTAGCTTAAACAGAgaccttcttggtgattgcggacttgaagttgtggGAGACTTCTGGAATAGTGGGGTGAGTGCCGACATCTACTTGGCTTCTTCACAGGAAGATTACCTAGATAAAGCCGATTTTGAGGGTATACCTTGGGTTGTGATCATCCGTCAGTCAACTACAGCAAACAAGAAATCCAAGAAATCCAATGCCAATTATAAGTCTTTAAGAATCCGAGATATGGAAAGAAACAAGGACACCGATATCGATGTTGAAGGTGCTGTAAAGTACCTTAAAGAAGCCATTGACAGTAGGAGACAAGAGGAAACTGATGGAGAATCCCCAAATGAAGATGTTGCACCCAACGATTCCAATGAGTTCATATTGGGTGATAGCCCGTTGTTTTCGGTagaaatcaaccaaaagCCAGTGGTTGTCAGTAATGAGGCTCCACGTGGAAGGAAGAATAAGACAAACAAATGGGAGCAAGAAAACGACTCCATTATCGCATCTGCCAACTTCATGAAAACATTAGCCAATGCAGTTGTAATCAGCATCGATGTCTCAGACGATACATTGGATGTTATTCAAAGTACATCCATGAGCCTGCAAGACTTGTGGATTCGTAAGATGTATGCTTCAGGAAGCAACATCACCAGGACTTTCGCAGTGAACATTTATAAtactttgatgaaagaaAAGATGAAAGGATCTCGATGGGTGTTATTACATTCAGGTAAAACAAATAATACGGTGGTAGTAGATCTTAACAGATAA
- the MRE11 gene encoding meiotic recombination (EggNog:ENOG503NUJ4; COG:L; BUSCO:EOG09262GVX), producing MDQIDRSIEPGEDTIRILLTTDNHVGYKENDPIRTDDSWKTFNEIVVTAKEQDVDMIVHGGDLFDVNKPSKKSMYRVMESLRSHCLGDRPCELELLSDFNSLSGDLFPVNYEDPNINVSIPVFAISGNHDDATGSSLLSPMDVLAVSGLVNNFGKVTSASEINVAPILLQKGTTKFALYGMSHVKDERLFRLFREGNVKFLRPNMYTEEWFNLLCVHQNHHPYTSQKSYLPESVLPDFIDFIYWGHEHECLPEPQLNPIKNFHTLLPGSSIVTSLIDGESNPKHVFILNVKGKKFNLEAIPLKTARPFLIEAISLAEEGFDPSPVLTNDVTNFLCHKVEELIEKALEKYVQTNTNSSMDTEEAEQFKKDAPLPLIRLKVDVTGGFQVENLQRLSRRFVGKVANVDDIFTIHQKNTSARVKNTDGPKADITFNKSSTLTINSLISNFVEESTLHLLPGQGINNAVKEFIDKDDKNAINEYIKKEIKRETKILLDLDVAQDRYFDDEVDPRAAFKSLLSKLRVEQKQKVLTTGNHEFSSDEDILQPKQSAISPSPKAKPTTRPRRATAKKAVSTEIVVSSDDDSEDAYMQESGASDIESDKEEIFSSEDEAVLAKPPRNAQQKRAPVKAAPSTKRLGNKSKLASDSPGGSSLLDSLMRIGKQ from the coding sequence ATGGACCAGATAGACAGATCCATTGAACCAGGGGAGGATACAATCCGTATTCTCTTGACCACGGATAATCATGTGGGATACAAGGAGAACGATCCGATTCGAACGGACGACTCGTGGAAGACATTCAATGAGATTGTCGTGACTGCAAAGGAGCAAGATGTGGATATGATTGTGCATGGAGGAGATTTGTTCGATGTGAATAAGCCATCCAAAAAGTCTATGTACAGAGTGATGGAATCCTTGCGTTCCCATTGTTTAGGTGACAGGCCTTGTGAGTTAGAGCTTTTGAGCgatttcaattctttgtcTGGAGACTTGTTTCCGGTCAACTACGAAGACCCTAATATCAACGTATCGATACCTGTATTTGCCATTAGCGGGAACCACGATGATGCTACTGGCTCGAGCCTTTTGCTGCCAATGGATGTTCTCGCTGTGTCGGGTTTAGTGAACAACTTTGGTAAAGTGACACTGGCTAGTGAAATTAACGTTGCACCCATACTACTACAAAAGGGCACCACCAAGTTTGCATTATATGGAATGAGCCATGTAAAAGACGAACGCTTGTTCAGGTTGTTTAGAGAGGGGAACGTCAAATTCTTGAGGCCCAACATGTACACGGAAGAATGGTTCAACTTACTCTGtgtccaccaaaatcaccacccATATACCTCACAGAAATCATATTTACCCGAACTGGTACTACCTGATTTCATTGACTTCATATATTGGGGCCATGAACACGAGTGTCTTCCAGAGCCACAACTTAAtcccatcaagaacttccaTACACTTCTCCCGGGCTCTTCAATCGTCACCTCGTTAATTGATGGAGAATCCAACCCTAAACATGTTTTCATATTAAACGTCAAGGGCAAAAAATTCAATCTTGAAGCCATTCCTTTGAAAACAGCCCGTCCATTTTTAATCGAAGCAATATCCTTGGCTGAAGAAGGGTTTGATCCTAGCCCAGTCTTAACCAACGATGTCACCAACTTTTTATGccacaaagttgaagaattgattgaaaagGCTCTTGAAAAGTATGTTCAAACCAACACAAATCTGTCTATGGATACTGAGGAAGCTGAAcagttcaagaaagatgCACCTTTGCCATTGATACGGTTGAAGGTCGATGTCACAGGGGGATTTCAAGTGGAAAACCTCCAAAGACTCTCACGCAGGTTTGTCGGTAAGGTCGCCAACGTGgatgatatcttcaccATTCATCAGAAGAACACGTCTGCAAGAGTAAAGAATACAGACGGACCTAAAGCGGATATCAcgttcaacaaatcaagCACACTAACAATTAACTCTTTGATAAGCAATTTTGTTGAGGAATCCACATTACATCTTCTCCCCGGACAGGGAATCAATAATGCAGTAAAAGAGTTTATCGACAAGGATGACAAGAATGCTATTAATGAATatatcaagaaagaaatcaagCGTGAGACAAAAATTCTTCTCGACTTGGATGTGGCACAAGACCGTTACTTTGACGATGAAGTAGATCCTAGGGCTGCCTTTAAGAGTCTcctttccaagttgagagTCGAGCAAAAACAAAAGGTTCTAACCACTGGCAACCATGAGTTTAGCtctgatgaagatattttgcagccaaaacaGAGTGCAATCTCACCATCACCTAAAGCAAAACCTACTACAAGACCTCGCAGAGCGACTGCCAAAAAAGCTGTTAGTACTGAAATTGTTGTCAGCAGTGATGATGACAGTGAGGATGCCTACATGCAAGAGTCGGGAGCAAGCGATATCGAAAGCGACAAAGAGGAAATATTCTCTCTGGAGGATGAAGCAGTTCTAGCCAAACCACCAAGGAATGCACAGCAAAAAAGAGCACCTGTCAAAGCAGcaccatccaccaaaagGTTGGGTAATAAGTCGAAATTAGCTTCTGACTCTCCAGGTGGATCTAGTCTTCTTGATTCTCTTATGCGTATAGGAAAACAATAA
- a CDS encoding uncharacterized protein (EggNog:ENOG503NZKA; BUSCO:EOG09264BIX; COG:O), which produces MFLRRSLTFRQIIWTKQCQPHTFYRLNSTKAELLQKYKDKLEAKAKILGYQSVEDLNESLKDDIEARKKQLNAIDPLKDLEGFEAEQASKMKKNILDHQIKIRDPIKRDAPIAPYKTLDSFVDSAKLKDLNKQEIEYIWRARFQKDDRSMVAILGATQFSNMYALGFKNRTFILPLAKESGGYEMHFVQWSFVGPETTHCMLTTLAEYKLHNEYAKPHSTIMFHQELAHEKDVVLMNCHVEKESNVSLADAQFLILNIQRFYGAMKSISKAKLELLEAFNRGEEMFDMEKLIEEATSFE; this is translated from the coding sequence ATGTTTCTTCGAAGATCATTGACGTTCAGGCAAATTATATGGACCAAGCAGTGTCAACCTCACACATTCTACCGGTTGAACTCTACAAAGGCAGAGCTCTTACAGAAGTACAAAGATAAATTGGAGGCTAaggccaagatcttgggataccaaagtgttgaagacttgaacGAGTCGCTCaaagatgatattgaagCCAGAAAAAAGCAGTTGAATGCCATTGATCCTCtcaaggatttggaggGCTTCGAAGCAGAGCAAGCatcaaagatgaagaagaacattCTCGatcaccaaatcaaaatcaggGACCCAATCAAAAGAGATGCCCCAATTGCGCCATATAAAACCTTGGACTCGTTTGTCGACAGTGCAAAGTTGAAAGATCTCAATAAGCAAGAGATTGAGTACATTTGGAGAGCGCGGTTTCAGAAAGATGACAGGTCGATGGTGGCTATCTTGGGTGCTACTCAATTTTCTAACATGTACGCTTTGGGGTTCAAAAACAGAACATTCATCTTACCTTTGGCTAAAGAGAGCGGAGGCTATGAAATGCATTTTGTACAATGGTCTTTCGTAGGACCAGAAACAACACATTGTATGCTCACAACATTGGCTGAGTATAAACTCCATAATGAGTACGCCAAACCTCATCTGACAATTATGTTTCACCAGGAATTGGCACATGAAAAGGATGTTGTTCTCATGAACTGTCACGTTGAAAAAGAGTCCAATGTGTCTTTAGCAGATGCCCAATTTCTTATATTGAATATCCAACGTTTCTATGGGGCTATGAAAAGTATTTCTAAGGCCAAATTAGAACTCTTGGAAGCGTTCAATCGAGGTGAAGAGATGTTCGAtatggagaagttgattgaagaagctaCTTCTTTCGAATAG